Proteins encoded in a region of the Podarcis muralis chromosome 4, rPodMur119.hap1.1, whole genome shotgun sequence genome:
- the LOC144327417 gene encoding uncharacterized protein LOC144327417, whose product MWAEFLCPPPIVDCGSGGGVALLFREDCSFRALPSPAISGIECVGLVWGTKESLAVWLVHRPPSTPTATLSDLLEVVAGWALEFPNLLVLGDFNVHADAAPSSQALDIVTSMAALGLSQFVFGPTHQAGHTLDLIFGAAIDVIMLPAMEVPWSDHYALKAKIDFPLLPSSGGEPIWARPRKLMDPDRFRQALRNPAPPGDSLDDLVEDWNNRLLAAIDEIAHKRPLKPRRNQAPWFTEELRKMKRDLRRLERVWRRTRDRASRTSYRTLMKAYETAMKAAKKSYFAASIASATSRLAQLFRIIRSITSLGGQPNLSTNSTHSCEAFASFFAEKVLLLRHDLPANLDTVTELEAPRLTSGPVLDHFDQILPTDVDRFLQVGRPTTCLLDPCPSWLIRECPDVAWTPLVEIINLSLDTGTFPGELKEAVVCPLLKKTSLDPLDLSNYRPVSNLPYLGKVIERAVAEQLGRFLEETSALDPFQSSFRPGFGMEMALVALTDDIRRQLDQGGSGLLILLDLSAAFDMVDHDRLDHRLADVGIQGIARNWLCSFISGRGQRVALGREMSSCHSLVCGVPQGTILSPMLFNIFMRPLAQIIRSFGLGCHQYADDTQLYLLMDGHIDSAPNTLTRCLEAGAGWFRGSRLKLNPSKTEVYG is encoded by the exons atgtgggctga gtttctctgtcctccaccaaTTGTGGACTGTGGGTCGGGGGGAGGAGTAGCGTTGTTATTCCGGGAGGATTGCTCTTTCAGAGCTCTGCCATCACCGGCGatctccggcattgaatgtgttggtctcgtgtggggcaccaaggagagcttggctgtctggctggtgcaCCGACCACCCAGCACACCTAcagccaccctgtcagacctgctggaggtggtggcgggctgggccttggagttcccaaacctactggttttgggagacttcaacgtccatgccgatgccgctccctcctcacaggctctggacatagtgacttccatggcagcactagggctctcccagtttgttttcggccccactcatcaagcaggccacacgctggatctgatctttggggctgccatagatgtgatcatgctccccgctatggaagtgccatggtctgatcactacgctttgaaagccaagattgacttccCGCTCCTCCCCAGCTCGGGTGGCGAACCTATTTGGGCTCGTCCACGAAaactgatggatcctgatagattccgaCAAGCCTTGCGgaaccctgctcctcctggcgactcattagatgaccttgttgaggactggaataaccggctcttggcagccattgatgagatcgcGCATAAGCGCCCTCTGAAACCCCGTCGAAACCAggccccttggtttactgaggagctccggaaaatgaagcgggatctcagacggctagagcgagtatggcgacggactcgtgacagagcctcaagaacatcttataggacacttatgaaagcctatgagacggctatgaaagctgctaagaaatcttactttgcTGCTTCCATTGCATCTGCTACCTCTCGCctggcacaactttttagaataattaggtcaataacatccttaggaggacaaccaaatttaagcacaaattcgacccacagctgtgaggcattcgcgagcttttttgcggagaaagtcctgttgctccgccatgacctccctgccaatttagatacagtgactgaactggaggcccctcgactgacttcaggtccagtgttggaccattttgATCAGATACTCCCtactgatgtggatagattcctccaagttggcaggcccaccacctgcctccttgatccgtgcccatcttggctgattagggagtgtccagatgttgcgtggacccccctggttgaaattatcaatttgtcccttgacacggggacattcccaggggaactgaaggaagcagtggtgtgtccactcttaaagaaaacttcattagatcccttagacctatccaattaccgcccagtttcaaatcttccatacctgggtaaggtaattgagagagcggttgctgaacagcttggtaggtttctggaggaaacatcggcattagatccatttcagtccagtttccgtcctggttttgggatggagatggctctggttgccctaacagatgatatccgtagacaactggatcaaggcgggtcaggactgctgatccttttagatttgtcagcagcctttgacatggtcgatcatgatcgtctggaccaccgcctcgcagacgtggggatacagggcatagcccgtaactggttgtgctcttttatctctggtcggggacagagggtggcactagggagggaaatgtcgtcgtgccactccttggtgtgtggagtgccgcagggcacaattctctccccgatgctttttaacatctttatgcgcccccttgcccagattatccggagctttgggctgggctgtcaccaatatgctgatgacactcagctctatctgctgatggatggccacatcgactcggccccgaacacactgaccagatgcttggaagctggggCTGGATGGTtccgtgggagccgattgaaactaaatccttcgaagacagaggtctatggctag
- the LOC144327418 gene encoding uncharacterized protein LOC144327418, producing the protein MAVGLDISIDNTPRFLCPPPIVDCGSGGGVALLFREDCSFRALPSPAISGIECVGLVWGTKESLAVWLVHRPPSTPTATLSDLLEVVAGWALEFPNLLVLGDFNVHADAAPSSQALDIVTSMAALGLSQFVFGPTHQAGHTLDLIFGAAIDVIMLPTMEVPWSDRYALKAKIDFPLLPSSGGKPIWARPRKLMDPDRFRQALQNPATPGDSLDDLVEDWNNRLLAAIDEIAPKRPLQPRRNQAPWFTEELRKMKRDLRRLERVWRRTRDRASRTSYRTLMKAYETAMKAAKKSYFAASIASATSCLTQLFRIIRSITSLGGQPNLSTNSTHSCEAFASFFAEKVLLLRRDLPANLDTVTELEAPRLTSGPVLDHFDQILPTDVDRFLQVGRPTTCLLDPCPSWLIRDCPDVAWTPLVEIINLSLDTGTFPGELKEAVVCPLLKKTSLDPLDLSNCRPVSNLPYLGKVIERAVAEQLGRFLEETSALDPFQSGFRPGFGMEMALVALTDDIRRQLDQGGSGLLILLDLSAAFDMVDHDLLDHRLADVGIQGIARNWLCSFISGRGQRVALGREMSSRHSLVCGVPQDAILSPMLFNIFMRPLAQIIRSFGLGCHEYADDTQLYLLMDGHIDSAPNTLTRCLEAGAGWFRGSRLKLNPSKTEVYG; encoded by the exons ATGGCGGTGGGGCTAGATATCTCTATCG ATAACACCCCcaggtttctctgtcctccaccaaTCGTGGACTGTGGGTCGGGGGGAGGAGTAGCGTTGTTATTCCGGGAGGATTGCTCTTTCAGAGCTCTGCCATCACCGGCGatctccggcattgaatgtgttggtctcgtgtggggcaccaaggagagcttggctgtctggctggtgcaCCGACCACCCAGCACACCTAcagccaccctgtcagacctgctggaggtggtggcgggctgggccttggagttcccaaacctactggttttgggagacttcaacgtccatgccgatgccgctccctcctcacaggctctggacatagtgacttccatggcagcactagggctctcccagtttgttttcggccccactcatcaagcaggccacacgctggatctgatctttggggctgccatagatgtgatcatgctccccactatggaagtgccatggtctgatcgcTATGCTTtgaaagccaagattgacttccCGCTCCTCCCCAGCTCGGGTGGCAAACCTATTTGGGCTCGTCCACGAAaactgatggatcctgatagattccgaCAAGCCTTGCAGAACCCTGCTACTCCTggcgactcattagatgaccttgttgaggactggaataaccggctcttggcagccattgatgagatcgcgcctaagcgccctctgcaacCCCGTCGAAACCAggccccttggtttactgaggagctccggaaaatgaagcgggatctcagacggctagagcgagtatggcgacggactcgtgacagagcctcaagaacatcttataggacacttatgaaagcctatgagacggctatgaaagctgctaagaaatcttactttgcTGCTTCCATTGCATCTGCTACCTCTTGCCTgacacaactttttagaataattaggtcaataacatccttaggaggacaaccaaatttaagcacaaattcgacccacagctgtgaggcattcgcgagcttttttgcggagaaagtcctgttgctccgccgtgacctccctgccaatttagatacagtgactgaactggaggcccctcgactgacttcaggtccagtgttggaccattttgATCAGATACTCCCtactgatgtggatagattcctccaagttggcaggcccaccacctgcctccttgatccgtgcccatcttggctgattagggactGTCCAGATGTTGCGtggacccccctggttgaaattatcaatttgtcccttgacacggggacattcccaggggaactgaaggaagcagtggtgtgtccactcttaaagaaaacttcattagatcccttagacctatccaattgccgcccagtttcaaatcttccatacctgggtaaggtaattgagagagcggttgctgaacagcttggtaggtttctggaggaaacatcggcattagatccatttcagtccggtttccgtcctggttttgggatggagatggctctggttgccctaacagatgatatccgtagacaactggatcaaggcgggtcaggactgctgatccttttagatttgtcagcagcctttgacatggtcgatcatgatcttctggaccaccgcctcgcagacgtggggatacagggcatagcccgtaactggttgtgctcttttatctctggtcggggacagagggtggcactagggagggaaatgtcgtcgcgccactccttggtgtgtggagtgccgcaggacgcaattctctccccgatgctttttaacatctttatgcgcccccttgcccagattatccggagctttgggctgggctgtcacgaatatgctgatgacactcagctctatctgctgatggatggccacattgactcggccccgaacacactgaccagatgcttggaagctggggCTGGATGGTtccgtgggagccgattgaaactaaatccttcgaagacagaggtctatggctag